In Candidatus Roseilinea sp., one DNA window encodes the following:
- a CDS encoding ABC transporter substrate-binding protein, with product MSKTSLVRSSAISRRRFLKLAGLGSGVAFIGACAAPAAPAPAPAGEATPAPATQEIVPTAGAEPIVFWTPGGSAVYCQNFNVISKAFAEEYPGLTVADAQCGAGDQNFLEVLLARIAAGNPPDTTIIWDSPVSLAVRGALEPLDDLMQASKYSQADAWPPGVLASCQWQGKTYGLPTAAGTYAVYYNEALFESKGISAKREDFPKTWDELRRLSKEFTVWEGDTLKSVGFLPATVDAVELNVFSALNGSQFYDAANNKFTIDSEQNVEMMEYFLDWLNEEYKGDINAVNNSANWGSYPDSNGRPPEFQNGNMAMLSSGFWVAGDMYGSEVKPEAERWNVAQYPVGPSGSGTKSGYWPNWMVIPKGAKRREDAFKYMDYMSAIGILTWFEAIPDMPTNKNVDISKLLPKKVAEMRGEEFARDVLMFFYKQLDVAAPMWTSPVQNFANDQITRMLERVYTKQATPKEALTEAQQACQAELDKVMKM from the coding sequence GTGAGCAAGACCTCTCTCGTCCGTTCATCCGCCATCAGCCGGCGCCGTTTCCTCAAGCTCGCCGGTCTTGGCAGTGGCGTTGCGTTCATCGGCGCGTGTGCTGCGCCGGCTGCTCCGGCACCGGCACCTGCGGGCGAAGCCACGCCGGCCCCGGCTACGCAGGAGATCGTTCCCACCGCCGGCGCCGAACCCATTGTCTTTTGGACGCCTGGTGGTTCGGCGGTGTATTGCCAGAACTTCAACGTCATCTCCAAAGCCTTCGCCGAAGAGTATCCCGGGTTGACCGTGGCCGATGCGCAGTGCGGCGCAGGCGATCAGAACTTCCTTGAGGTGCTGTTGGCGCGAATTGCGGCCGGCAACCCACCCGACACCACGATCATTTGGGATTCTCCGGTGTCGCTGGCAGTGCGCGGTGCGCTAGAGCCGCTGGACGACTTGATGCAGGCATCGAAGTACTCTCAGGCCGACGCTTGGCCACCCGGCGTGTTGGCCAGTTGCCAATGGCAGGGCAAGACCTACGGCTTGCCCACCGCTGCTGGCACTTACGCCGTGTATTACAACGAGGCGCTCTTCGAGTCCAAGGGCATCTCGGCCAAGCGCGAGGACTTCCCCAAGACGTGGGACGAGCTGCGCCGGCTGTCGAAAGAGTTCACGGTATGGGAAGGCGATACGCTCAAGTCGGTCGGCTTCTTGCCAGCGACGGTTGACGCAGTCGAGCTAAATGTCTTCTCGGCGCTGAATGGTAGCCAGTTCTACGATGCCGCCAACAACAAGTTCACCATAGACTCCGAGCAAAATGTCGAGATGATGGAGTACTTCCTCGACTGGTTGAACGAGGAGTACAAAGGTGACATCAACGCCGTCAACAACTCGGCTAATTGGGGTTCTTATCCTGACAGCAATGGCCGCCCGCCGGAGTTCCAGAACGGCAATATGGCCATGCTTTCTAGCGGTTTCTGGGTGGCCGGCGACATGTATGGTTCGGAAGTGAAGCCCGAGGCAGAGCGCTGGAATGTGGCCCAGTATCCCGTTGGACCCAGCGGCAGCGGCACGAAGTCCGGCTACTGGCCGAACTGGATGGTCATCCCCAAAGGCGCCAAGCGCCGCGAAGATGCCTTCAAGTACATGGACTACATGTCTGCGATCGGTATCCTTACCTGGTTCGAGGCCATCCCCGATATGCCGACCAACAAGAACGTGGACATCAGCAAGCTCCTCCCGAAGAAAGTGGCCGAGATGCGCGGCGAGGAATTCGCCAGGGATGTGTTGATGTTCTTCTATAAACAGCTCGACGTCGCGGCGCCGATGTGGACGTCGCCGGTGCAGAACTTCGCCAACGACCAGATCACGCGCATGCTGGAACGGGTCTACACCAAGCAAGCGACGCCGAAGGAAGCGCTGACCGAGGCGCAACAGGCATGCCAGGCCGAGCTCGATAAAGTGATGAAGATGTGA
- the fdhD gene encoding sulfurtransferase FdhD — protein MLTQPNLRRLYVHKVCNGQVVRERDVLVVEEPLEIRVASDAGEVQVAVIMRTPGEDFELAAGFLFDEGLLHSRDEIGEIRYCCDDAPVAASPLGRFADGMAQVGGMESYNIVTVHLRPGVRFDAARIQRNFYATSSCGVCGKASLEALALRGCAPLARDEFCIEAGVISRLDAVLRSRQSLFTKTGGLHAAALFDSQGQLLTLHEDVGRHSALDKLIGKRFLDHQLPISRHLVMVSGRASFEIMQKALMARAPVVAAVGAPSSLAVELAQAFNMTLIGFVRGERFNIYAGAWRIAQVVH, from the coding sequence ATGCTCACCCAACCCAACCTCCGCCGGCTCTATGTGCACAAAGTGTGCAATGGTCAGGTCGTGCGTGAGCGAGATGTCCTGGTCGTTGAAGAACCGCTCGAAATTCGCGTGGCGTCGGATGCAGGCGAGGTTCAGGTGGCCGTCATCATGCGCACGCCGGGTGAGGATTTCGAGCTGGCAGCCGGTTTCCTGTTCGATGAGGGATTGCTGCACAGCCGAGACGAGATCGGCGAGATCCGCTATTGTTGCGATGACGCCCCCGTAGCAGCTTCACCGCTAGGCCGCTTCGCCGATGGAATGGCGCAGGTCGGCGGGATGGAAAGCTACAACATCGTCACCGTGCATCTGCGCCCGGGCGTGAGGTTCGACGCTGCGCGCATCCAGCGCAACTTCTATGCCACCTCGTCGTGTGGCGTGTGTGGCAAGGCTTCGCTGGAGGCGCTGGCGCTGCGCGGGTGCGCGCCTCTGGCGCGGGATGAGTTTTGCATCGAAGCGGGTGTCATCAGCCGGTTGGACGCAGTGCTGCGTAGCCGGCAGTCGCTTTTCACTAAGACCGGCGGGCTGCACGCTGCTGCGCTATTTGACAGTCAAGGACAATTACTTACGCTGCACGAGGATGTGGGCCGGCACAGCGCCCTCGACAAGCTCATCGGCAAACGCTTTCTCGACCACCAATTGCCGATCTCACGCCACCTTGTGATGGTTTCGGGCAGGGCTAGCTTCGAGATCATGCAGAAGGCGTTGATGGCGCGCGCGCCGGTCGTGGCAGCCGTGGGTGCGCCGTCGTCGCTGGCCGTGGAACTGGCACAGGCGTTCAACATGACCTTGATCGGCTTCGTGCGCGGCGAGCGCTTCAACATCTATGCGGGAGCGTGGCGAATTGCCCAAGTTGTGCATTGA
- a CDS encoding formate dehydrogenase: MKFLGMDTSQWVSLMPNGLGHVKPNHYWEMVRAVWQNRDNLPLAWRILNDGVCDGCALGTAGLRDFTIDGVHLCTVRLNLLRLNTMPPMDVRVLADLSRLRSMDGKALRGLGRLPYPMIRRRGEPGFTRISWDQALDEIAGRIRETDPHRIGFYLTSRGITNEVYYVAQKVARFLGTNNVDNAARICHSPSTVAMKQVLGVAASTCSYKDWIGADLLIFIGSDTPNNQPVTTKYLYHAKKHGSKIVVINPYREPGLERYWVPSVFESALFGTRLADEFFQIHTGGDLAFLNGVLKHLIENDWLDRAFIAAHTDCFGSVETELAEQSWEMLERYSGTSREEMLRFAEMLARAKSAVFVWSMGITQHENGVENVKAILNLALARGFIGREHCGVMPIRGHSGVQGGGEMGCTAWNFPGGEPINEANARRFGALWGFDVPAWKGLACMDMLEAAHAGKLDVFYVVGGNFLDTLPDPHFIRQALERPALRVHQDIVVTSQMLVDPADTVILLPAATRYEQRDGGTETSTERQVIFSPKITDPPAEARSEWEILMQLAERTHPGRKHLIHFANGQAIRDEIARAVPFYDGIQHLKQKGDHLQWGGRLLCVGGDFPTPTRRANFTALTPPEHTLPEGAFILKTRRGKQFNSLIHMERDPLNGARRDDMLMNAEDARALGLAEGDWVMVQSSVGEMRVRVKFAPIKPRNVQVHWPEGNALLAPNCTDPAAGVPVYKAIVTVRKCGD, encoded by the coding sequence ATGAAGTTCCTCGGAATGGACACATCGCAGTGGGTCAGCTTGATGCCCAACGGTCTGGGCCATGTCAAGCCGAACCACTACTGGGAGATGGTGCGCGCCGTGTGGCAGAACCGAGACAATCTGCCGCTGGCATGGCGCATTCTCAATGACGGCGTGTGCGATGGATGCGCACTGGGCACGGCCGGTCTACGGGATTTCACGATTGATGGCGTGCACCTGTGCACCGTGCGGCTGAATCTGTTGCGGCTGAACACGATGCCGCCGATGGACGTCCGCGTATTGGCCGATTTGTCACGCTTGCGCAGCATGGACGGCAAAGCCCTGCGTGGGTTGGGGCGCCTGCCTTATCCGATGATTCGGCGGCGCGGCGAGCCGGGTTTCACGCGCATTTCCTGGGATCAAGCGCTTGACGAGATCGCCGGCCGCATCCGCGAGACCGACCCCCACCGGATTGGCTTCTACCTGACTTCGCGCGGCATCACCAACGAGGTGTACTACGTGGCGCAGAAGGTCGCCCGCTTTCTCGGCACGAACAACGTGGACAACGCCGCGCGCATCTGCCATTCGCCGAGCACCGTGGCAATGAAGCAGGTGTTGGGCGTCGCTGCCTCGACCTGCTCATACAAAGATTGGATCGGCGCCGACCTCTTGATCTTCATCGGCAGTGACACGCCGAACAACCAACCCGTCACGACCAAATATCTTTACCACGCCAAGAAGCACGGCTCCAAGATCGTGGTGATCAATCCCTATCGCGAGCCGGGCCTGGAACGCTACTGGGTGCCCAGCGTGTTCGAAAGTGCACTCTTCGGCACGCGGCTGGCCGATGAATTCTTCCAAATCCACACCGGCGGCGACCTGGCTTTCTTGAACGGCGTGCTCAAGCATCTGATCGAGAACGATTGGCTCGACCGCGCGTTCATCGCAGCGCACACCGATTGTTTCGGCTCGGTCGAAACTGAGCTGGCCGAGCAATCCTGGGAGATGCTGGAGCGCTACAGCGGTACCTCGCGCGAGGAGATGCTGCGCTTCGCCGAGATGCTGGCCCGTGCCAAGAGCGCAGTGTTCGTGTGGAGCATGGGGATCACACAACACGAAAACGGCGTGGAGAACGTGAAGGCCATCCTCAACTTGGCGCTGGCGCGCGGCTTCATCGGGCGAGAGCATTGCGGCGTCATGCCGATTCGCGGCCACAGCGGCGTGCAGGGCGGCGGCGAGATGGGCTGCACGGCATGGAACTTCCCCGGCGGCGAACCGATCAACGAAGCGAATGCGCGCCGCTTCGGCGCGCTGTGGGGCTTCGACGTGCCGGCTTGGAAGGGCTTGGCGTGTATGGATATGCTCGAGGCGGCGCATGCCGGCAAGTTGGATGTGTTCTATGTCGTCGGCGGTAACTTCCTAGATACCCTGCCGGACCCGCACTTTATCCGCCAGGCGCTGGAGCGGCCGGCGTTGCGGGTGCATCAGGACATCGTCGTCACCTCACAGATGCTGGTTGACCCTGCCGATACGGTGATCTTGCTGCCGGCTGCCACGCGCTACGAACAACGCGACGGCGGCACCGAGACCAGCACCGAGCGCCAAGTGATCTTCTCGCCCAAGATCACCGATCCGCCAGCGGAGGCGCGCAGCGAATGGGAGATCCTCATGCAGCTTGCCGAGCGCACCCATCCAGGGCGTAAGCACCTCATTCACTTCGCGAACGGACAGGCCATACGCGACGAGATCGCCCGCGCCGTGCCGTTCTATGACGGCATTCAGCACCTGAAGCAGAAAGGGGATCACCTGCAGTGGGGTGGGCGCTTATTGTGCGTCGGTGGCGACTTTCCGACGCCCACGCGCCGCGCGAACTTCACTGCGCTCACGCCGCCTGAGCACACGCTGCCCGAAGGCGCGTTCATCCTCAAGACCCGACGCGGCAAGCAGTTCAACAGCTTGATCCACATGGAGCGCGATCCCTTGAACGGCGCGCGGCGCGACGATATGCTGATGAACGCCGAGGATGCACGGGCGCTGGGCCTGGCCGAGGGCGATTGGGTGATGGTGCAGTCGAGTGTCGGCGAGATGCGCGTGCGCGTGAAATTCGCACCCATCAAGCCGCGCAACGTGCAGGTACACTGGCCGGAGGGCAACGCCCTGCTCGCGCCGAATTGCACCGACCCTGCTGCCGGCGTGCCGGTCTATAAGGCGATCGTAACAGTTCGCAAGTGCGGCGATTGA
- a CDS encoding methionine synthase, translating into MTLTTPLIQRSFLDLVECARRDGRPILLDGAMGTQLMEVGLLFGDPPELWNVLADKQAKVRAVHRGYLEAGSEVILTNTFGGNPFRLKMHNLQDRVFELNRAGAELARDEAGDRIVAGDIGPSGEILQPTGALAYAEAVEGFRAQAEGLVAGGVDLFWIETMSDLREVQAAVEGARLAAPHLPIVATMTFDTRGFTMMGVSPAEAITELAKLDLAAIGGNCGNGPDEVEAVIYAMRMVRQDVPLVAKSNAGMPKMVNGKATYDASPEVMAEAARRLRALGATLIGACCGSTPAHIRAMKAALFDQPPLDPTTLTLTVPLARRQEPNSERRERRARREARTE; encoded by the coding sequence ATGACACTCACCACCCCCTTGATCCAACGATCCTTCCTTGACCTCGTGGAGTGCGCCAGGCGTGATGGTCGGCCGATTCTCCTCGACGGCGCGATGGGCACCCAACTGATGGAAGTGGGCTTGCTCTTCGGCGACCCGCCCGAGCTGTGGAACGTGTTGGCCGACAAGCAGGCGAAGGTGCGCGCAGTGCACCGCGGCTATTTAGAGGCCGGCTCGGAAGTCATCCTAACCAACACGTTCGGCGGCAATCCGTTTCGCCTGAAGATGCACAACCTGCAAGATCGCGTGTTCGAGTTGAACAGAGCAGGGGCGGAGCTGGCGCGCGACGAGGCCGGCGACCGCATTGTGGCCGGCGACATCGGCCCGAGCGGCGAGATTTTGCAGCCAACGGGTGCATTGGCATACGCCGAGGCGGTGGAGGGCTTCCGTGCCCAAGCCGAAGGACTGGTCGCCGGCGGTGTGGATCTATTTTGGATCGAGACGATGAGCGACCTGCGAGAGGTGCAAGCAGCCGTTGAAGGCGCGCGCCTGGCTGCGCCGCATTTGCCTATCGTGGCGACGATGACGTTCGACACGCGTGGCTTCACGATGATGGGGGTTAGCCCGGCCGAAGCGATCACCGAGCTGGCCAAACTCGACCTTGCGGCAATCGGGGGGAACTGCGGCAACGGCCCGGATGAGGTGGAAGCGGTGATCTATGCCATGCGCATGGTGCGGCAGGACGTTCCTCTGGTTGCGAAGAGCAACGCCGGCATGCCCAAGATGGTCAACGGCAAAGCCACCTACGACGCTTCGCCGGAGGTCATGGCCGAAGCCGCCCGTCGGCTACGCGCGCTCGGTGCAACGTTGATCGGCGCATGTTGCGGCAGCACACCGGCGCACATCCGCGCGATGAAAGCCGCGCTGTTCGACCAGCCGCCGCTCGACCCGACAACGCTCACGCTCACGGTGCCGCTGGCCCGACGTCAGGAGCCAAACAGCGAGCGGCGCGAACGCCGGGCGCGTCGCGAGGCTCGGACAGAATGA
- a CDS encoding ferredoxin, whose amino-acid sequence MSQNTHRVIFQPSGRQGRVAEGTTLLEAARQLGVDVDSICGGRQTCGKCKVIVEGGQFPKYGLTSSPDHVTPMGEDEARYFAKQSSTDLQSPSSHLTLRLSCAARIAGDVLVTVPPESARRRQVVRKDAGDRPITIDPILRQMFVEVEPNVLGGRKGDWERLQEALSHEWGLKDLRIDIYALRQLTPALRAGKPTVPGSKPRITVVVWDEREVIDVRPGFHDAMYGLAVDVGSTTIAAHLCDLHTGAVLATESLMNPQITFGEDLMSRVSYVMMHDDGLSKLHAAVIGALNDLATQAAKRAGVRVDNIYEAVLVGNTVMHHILLGLDPTELGAAPFTLATHAPVDVKARDLGLRIHPAANVHLLALEAGHVGADNVGVLIAEAPDQQDEMMLVIDVGTNAEILLGNRAGVWSCSSPTGPAFEGAQITHGQRAAPGAIERVRIDRASGRPRFKVIGNDRWSDEQPPEQIKATGICGSGIIEAVAELFMAGILRADGRFDEDWTAGVASGRSRLDDDSRLSTSPLRFNGRKAEYVLATADQTAFGREIVITQDDVRNIQLAKAALYAGCKLLMRRRGVERVDRVVLAGAFGSYIDPLHAMVLGMFPDCDLSKVVAVGNAAGDGARIALLNKSRRAESAQAARRVHYIETAIDPHFQEEFVNAMHLPNRVDAFPHLEAIGVLPGERNAPDGDDARARRRRERRERSVAASSPPALSEEQTP is encoded by the coding sequence ATGTCGCAAAACACTCATCGGGTCATCTTCCAACCCTCCGGCCGGCAAGGGCGCGTGGCCGAAGGCACGACGCTGCTCGAGGCGGCGCGCCAGCTCGGCGTGGATGTGGACAGCATCTGCGGTGGGCGGCAGACCTGCGGCAAGTGCAAGGTCATCGTCGAGGGTGGCCAGTTTCCCAAATACGGCCTTACTTCTTCGCCCGACCACGTCACGCCGATGGGCGAAGACGAAGCGCGCTACTTCGCCAAGCAATCCTCCACCGATCTCCAATCTCCAAGCTCCCATCTCACCCTTCGCCTCTCCTGCGCCGCCCGTATCGCAGGCGACGTGCTCGTGACCGTGCCGCCGGAGAGCGCCCGGCGCAGGCAAGTGGTGCGCAAAGATGCGGGCGACCGGCCGATCACGATAGATCCCATCCTGCGCCAGATGTTCGTCGAGGTCGAGCCCAACGTGCTGGGCGGGCGCAAGGGCGACTGGGAGCGATTGCAGGAGGCGTTGAGCCACGAGTGGGGGTTGAAGGACCTGCGCATTGACATCTATGCGCTGCGTCAACTGACGCCGGCGCTGCGCGCAGGCAAACCCACCGTGCCGGGCAGCAAGCCACGCATTACGGTTGTCGTCTGGGACGAACGCGAGGTGATTGACGTGCGGCCGGGCTTTCACGACGCGATGTATGGCCTGGCGGTAGATGTAGGCTCGACCACCATCGCAGCGCACCTGTGCGACTTGCACACCGGCGCAGTGCTGGCGACCGAGAGCCTGATGAACCCGCAAATCACGTTCGGCGAAGATTTGATGAGCCGGGTGAGCTACGTCATGATGCATGACGACGGCCTGAGCAAGCTGCACGCTGCCGTCATCGGCGCGCTCAACGATCTGGCGACCCAAGCGGCGAAACGCGCCGGCGTGCGCGTGGATAACATCTACGAGGCGGTGCTGGTTGGAAATACGGTCATGCACCACATCCTGCTCGGCTTGGATCCAACTGAGCTCGGCGCGGCGCCGTTCACGCTGGCCACGCACGCGCCGGTGGACGTGAAGGCGCGCGATCTCGGCCTACGCATTCATCCGGCGGCCAACGTGCATCTGCTTGCCTTGGAAGCCGGCCACGTTGGCGCGGACAACGTCGGTGTGCTGATCGCCGAAGCGCCTGACCAGCAGGATGAGATGATGCTGGTGATTGACGTGGGCACCAACGCCGAAATCTTGCTCGGCAATCGCGCGGGCGTGTGGAGTTGCAGCAGCCCGACCGGCCCGGCCTTCGAGGGTGCGCAGATCACACACGGCCAGCGCGCCGCGCCGGGTGCCATCGAACGCGTGCGCATTGATCGCGCCAGCGGCCGGCCGCGCTTCAAGGTGATCGGCAACGATCGGTGGAGCGACGAGCAGCCGCCGGAACAAATCAAAGCCACCGGTATCTGCGGCAGCGGCATCATCGAGGCCGTGGCCGAGTTGTTCATGGCGGGGATTCTGAGAGCCGATGGCAGGTTTGACGAGGATTGGACGGCGGGAGTTGCGAGTGGGAGGTCAAGACTGGATGACGACTCCCGACTTTCGACTTCCCCCTTGCGTTTCAACGGCCGCAAAGCCGAATATGTTCTGGCGACCGCCGACCAGACCGCCTTCGGTAGGGAGATCGTGATTACCCAGGATGATGTGCGTAACATTCAACTGGCGAAGGCGGCGCTCTATGCCGGCTGCAAGCTGCTGATGCGGCGGCGCGGCGTCGAGCGGGTGGATAGGGTAGTGCTGGCCGGCGCTTTCGGCAGCTACATTGATCCACTGCACGCCATGGTGCTGGGCATGTTCCCCGATTGCGATCTGAGCAAAGTGGTCGCGGTGGGCAATGCTGCCGGCGATGGCGCGCGCATCGCGCTGCTGAATAAATCGCGCCGAGCGGAGTCGGCGCAGGCAGCGCGCCGCGTACACTACATCGAGACGGCCATTGATCCGCACTTCCAGGAGGAATTCGTCAACGCCATGCATTTGCCGAATCGCGTGGATGCATTTCCGCACTTGGAAGCGATCGGTGTGCTGCCGGGTGAGCGCAACGCGCCGGACGGTGATGACGCGCGTGCACGACGCCGGCGTGAACGACGAGAGCGGAGTGTTGCTGCGTCGTCGCCACCGGCTCTATCGGAGGAGCAAACGCCATGA
- a CDS encoding 5-methyltetrahydrofolate--homocysteine methyltransferase: protein MDFKDLPDEELWLQMQDDLYDGLKDEVVEETKEALARGYSPTEVLAKGLVAGMDIVGVDFRDGVLFVPEVLMAANAMKAGMEILRPLLTQTGAPRIGTMVIGTVKGDIHDIGKNLVSMMMEGAGFEVINLGVNNDADKFVAAVREHDADILGMSALLTTTMPYMKVVIQALKDEGLRDKVFVMVGGAPVSEAFAEEIEADAYGRDAATAVDIAKRYMAWKNAQRAVA from the coding sequence ATGGACTTCAAAGACCTTCCCGACGAAGAACTCTGGCTGCAGATGCAAGACGACCTCTACGATGGGCTGAAGGATGAGGTGGTCGAAGAAACGAAGGAAGCGCTTGCCCGTGGCTACAGCCCAACCGAGGTGCTGGCCAAAGGGTTGGTGGCTGGCATGGACATCGTCGGCGTGGACTTCCGCGATGGCGTATTGTTCGTGCCCGAGGTGTTGATGGCGGCGAATGCGATGAAGGCGGGGATGGAGATCCTGCGCCCGCTACTCACGCAGACCGGCGCGCCGCGCATCGGCACGATGGTGATCGGCACGGTCAAAGGTGACATCCACGATATCGGCAAGAACTTGGTCAGCATGATGATGGAAGGCGCCGGCTTCGAGGTGATCAACCTGGGTGTGAACAATGACGCCGACAAATTCGTCGCCGCCGTCAGGGAACACGACGCCGATATTCTGGGCATGAGCGCGCTGCTGACCACGACCATGCCCTACATGAAGGTGGTGATTCAGGCGCTCAAGGACGAGGGCCTGCGCGACAAGGTGTTCGTGATGGTGGGCGGTGCGCCGGTGAGCGAAGCGTTTGCCGAGGAAATCGAAGCCGATGCCTATGGCCGTGACGCGGCGACGGCGGTGGACATCGCGAAGCGCTACATGGCTTGGAAGAATGCGCAGCGGGCCGTGGCGTAA
- a CDS encoding methyltetrahydrofolate--corrinoid methyltransferase, giving the protein METVISSPTKTVVIGPNRPFVIIGERINPTGRKKLAAEMAAGDFSRVREDAIAQVAAGAHVLDVNAGIPLADEPALLAEAIRVVQSVTDVPICIDSSVVAALKAGLEVVKGKPLVNSVTGEEERLESVLPMVAEHKAAVIGISNDETGISYDIHERFKVAKKIVERAERYGIPREDVIIDPLAMPAGAVHGAGKLLFDLVRMIREELGCNTVCGASNISFGLPGRPILNAAFISMVIAAGMPCAITNPLEPEIKNAILAANLLMGNDSNCMAWIAARREAESQQTGDGAARATAAEAARAEREARRAARRATQMQG; this is encoded by the coding sequence ATGGAAACCGTCATCTCTTCACCCACCAAAACCGTCGTGATCGGGCCGAACCGGCCGTTCGTCATCATCGGCGAGCGCATCAACCCGACCGGCCGCAAAAAGTTGGCGGCGGAGATGGCCGCCGGTGATTTCAGCCGCGTGCGTGAGGATGCCATTGCGCAAGTGGCTGCCGGCGCGCACGTCCTGGATGTGAACGCCGGGATTCCGTTGGCCGACGAACCGGCGTTGCTGGCCGAGGCGATTCGCGTCGTGCAATCCGTCACCGATGTGCCGATCTGCATAGATTCGTCCGTCGTCGCTGCGCTCAAAGCCGGGCTGGAGGTTGTGAAAGGGAAGCCGCTTGTGAACTCGGTGACCGGCGAAGAGGAGCGGCTCGAGTCGGTGTTGCCGATGGTCGCCGAGCACAAGGCCGCCGTCATCGGTATCAGCAACGACGAGACCGGCATTTCATACGATATCCACGAGCGCTTCAAGGTGGCCAAGAAGATCGTCGAGCGCGCCGAGCGCTACGGCATCCCACGCGAAGACGTGATCATTGATCCGCTGGCCATGCCTGCCGGTGCTGTGCACGGCGCCGGCAAGCTTCTGTTCGACCTGGTGCGCATGATCCGCGAAGAGCTGGGTTGCAACACCGTGTGCGGCGCGAGCAATATCTCCTTCGGCTTGCCCGGCCGGCCGATTCTGAACGCTGCATTCATCAGCATGGTCATCGCTGCCGGGATGCCATGCGCGATCACCAATCCGCTCGAGCCGGAGATCAAAAATGCCATCTTGGCTGCGAACTTGCTCATGGGCAACGACAGTAATTGCATGGCGTGGATCGCAGCGCGGCGCGAGGCCGAATCCCAGCAAACCGGCGATGGTGCAGCGCGGGCGACCGCCGCCGAAGCAGCGCGCGCCGAGCGGGAAGCCCGCCGCGCAGCGCGACGAGCGACGCAAATGCAAGGGTAA
- a CDS encoding methylenetetrahydrofolate reductase: MRDLTTPPRSRLERVLRSGRFAVTAELDAPDSADPNDVYQNALVLAEVCDAINATDGAGANCHMSSMGCCALLTRAGYEAVLQMGCRDRNRIAIQGDLLGAAAMGVRNVLCLTGDDVSAGDQPEAKRVFDLDSIQLLQVARMMRDRGVLLSGRKLRTPPQFFLGAVENPFAPPFDWRPLRLEKKVKAGAEFIQTQYCFDVPRLQQFMRRVRDLGLHERVYILVGVGPIRSYKAAEFMRDRVPGVWIPDAVMQRMAKTPKLQQAEEGKRICIEIIQQVREIEGVAGIHVMAYRQEEAVAEVIQRAGLLPRRPRSHGDRINQVIQTTRTDSVRCVLSS; encoded by the coding sequence ATGCGTGACCTGACGACGCCTCCTCGTTCGCGGCTCGAACGCGTGCTGCGCTCGGGGCGCTTTGCCGTCACTGCTGAACTGGATGCGCCCGACAGCGCCGACCCGAACGATGTGTATCAAAACGCGCTAGTGTTGGCCGAAGTATGCGACGCGATCAACGCCACCGACGGCGCCGGCGCGAACTGCCACATGAGCAGCATGGGATGTTGCGCGCTGCTGACGCGCGCCGGCTATGAGGCCGTGCTGCAAATGGGTTGCCGCGATCGTAACCGCATCGCTATTCAGGGCGACTTGCTGGGCGCAGCGGCGATGGGCGTGCGGAACGTGTTGTGCCTCACCGGCGACGATGTCTCGGCCGGCGACCAGCCCGAGGCCAAACGCGTGTTCGACCTGGATTCGATTCAACTGTTGCAGGTCGCTCGCATGATGCGCGATCGCGGTGTGTTGCTGAGCGGGCGCAAGTTGCGCACACCGCCGCAGTTCTTCCTGGGCGCAGTGGAGAACCCGTTTGCGCCGCCGTTCGACTGGCGGCCGCTGCGCCTGGAGAAGAAGGTGAAGGCCGGTGCCGAGTTCATCCAAACGCAATATTGCTTCGACGTGCCGCGCTTACAGCAATTCATGCGCCGTGTGCGTGACCTGGGCCTGCATGAGCGGGTCTACATCCTCGTCGGGGTTGGCCCGATTCGGTCGTACAAAGCCGCCGAGTTCATGCGCGACCGCGTGCCAGGGGTGTGGATTCCCGATGCGGTGATGCAGCGCATGGCCAAGACGCCCAAGCTGCAACAGGCCGAAGAGGGCAAACGCATTTGCATCGAGATCATCCAGCAGGTGCGTGAGATCGAAGGCGTAGCCGGTATCCATGTGATGGCCTACCGGCAAGAAGAAGCCGTGGCCGAAGTCATCCAGCGCGCTGGGCTGTTGCCGCGCCGCCCGCGCAGTCATGGGGACAGAATAAACCAAGTGATCCAAACAACCCGAACAGACTCTGTGCGTTGTGTTCTCTCTAGCTAG